In Proteus vulgaris, one DNA window encodes the following:
- a CDS encoding siderophore-interacting protein, whose product MSNPKTPQEKNIYKPAPPRLVQVKRITDVTPGMRCITFTSDDLDNYPADTAGAHLKIFLPLEGQVKPTVPGFSEKGPKWPEGEPRSIVRTYSVRAIRPEQKELDIEFAVHNDAGPAIHFALNAKQGDYIGITNPGGPDPLLAPASHYYMAADPSSLPALMALIETMQPNVQGKVVIRVENETHRQEIKHPNGLEIIWLIGSVEEQTENLINKFMSWKLPAEDVAFWIAGEDKIIRALRRHIRRDNGYDRSLIYAIPYWRFGYDEEGYHAERHHVMDNEDVS is encoded by the coding sequence GTGAGTAACCCAAAAACACCTCAAGAAAAAAATATTTATAAACCAGCTCCTCCTCGCCTAGTTCAAGTAAAACGTATTACTGATGTCACTCCAGGAATGCGCTGCATTACCTTTACTAGTGATGATTTAGATAACTACCCAGCTGATACTGCGGGCGCACATCTAAAAATATTTTTACCATTAGAAGGCCAAGTTAAGCCAACAGTACCGGGTTTTTCTGAAAAAGGTCCCAAATGGCCTGAAGGCGAACCAAGATCGATTGTACGGACTTATAGTGTCCGCGCTATTCGCCCAGAGCAAAAAGAGTTAGACATTGAATTTGCCGTTCATAACGATGCTGGTCCAGCTATTCATTTTGCGCTAAATGCAAAGCAAGGCGACTATATTGGGATCACTAATCCAGGTGGCCCAGATCCCTTATTAGCTCCTGCATCACATTACTATATGGCAGCCGATCCAAGTTCATTACCTGCTTTAATGGCTTTAATTGAAACAATGCAACCTAATGTTCAAGGAAAAGTCGTTATACGAGTAGAAAACGAAACACATCGCCAAGAAATTAAACATCCTAATGGATTAGAAATAATCTGGTTAATTGGCTCAGTTGAAGAGCAAACTGAAAACTTAATTAATAAATTTATGTCTTGGAAATTACCTGCTGAAGATGTGGCATTTTGGATTGCAGGTGAAGACAAAATTATTCGTGCATTAAGACGTCATATTCGTCGTGATAACGGTTACGATCGTAGCTTAATTTATGCTATTCCTTATTGGCGCTTTGGCTATGACGAAGAAGGTTATCATGCTGAACGTCACCATGTTATGGATAATGAAGACGTAAGCTAA
- a CDS encoding PLP-dependent aminotransferase family protein, producing the protein MTRYEQLAAQIRQQIEDNIWQSGDCLPSLRDTVKQSGLSLMTVLQSYQLLESQGWITARPQSGYYVAHRNTRFGQVTASKGLHMSENVEISTSIFNVLQACKDPEIIPFGSAFPDPSLFIQPKLSSALASAARHLAPQSSVINLPPGNEKLRRNIAQRYALQGIHVSPDEIVITAGAMESLSFSLQAVTEPGDWVVIESPAFYGALQAIERLRLKAIAIRTDPITGICLEELEKVVDQYDIKACWLMSHCQNPLGGTMPDENKIRLVEILAKKQITLIEDDVYGELYNSQKAPMPVKGFDKTNSVLHCASFSKCLAPGFRVGWVAAGKHATKIQQLQMMSTVSASMPTQQAIADYLSQGGYDTHLRRLRLLLEQRRYRMLQAIQAHLPEDVKVNIPTGGYFLWLEFESTFDANKLYHFALERGVSIAPGSMFSTSSQFNHAFRLNSSFQWNSRTEKGMEIIGEGCRKLRRK; encoded by the coding sequence ATGACTCGATATGAACAGCTTGCAGCGCAAATACGCCAACAGATTGAAGATAATATCTGGCAATCTGGCGACTGTTTACCTTCATTGCGGGATACGGTAAAACAATCAGGTTTAAGTTTAATGACTGTTTTACAATCGTATCAATTATTAGAAAGCCAAGGATGGATAACCGCGCGACCACAATCAGGCTATTACGTTGCACATCGTAATACACGCTTTGGCCAAGTAACAGCCAGTAAAGGGTTACACATGAGTGAAAATGTTGAGATTAGCACCTCCATTTTTAATGTGCTCCAAGCATGTAAAGATCCTGAGATTATTCCTTTTGGTTCAGCATTTCCCGATCCTAGTTTATTTATCCAACCTAAACTCAGTAGTGCATTAGCATCAGCAGCAAGACATTTAGCACCTCAAAGTTCAGTAATTAATTTACCACCAGGAAATGAAAAGTTACGCCGTAACATTGCGCAACGCTATGCATTGCAAGGTATTCATGTCTCTCCAGATGAAATAGTGATCACTGCGGGTGCAATGGAATCATTGAGCTTTAGTTTACAGGCAGTAACCGAACCAGGTGATTGGGTGGTGATTGAATCACCCGCATTTTATGGTGCATTACAAGCTATTGAACGTTTACGTTTAAAAGCCATTGCGATTAGAACAGATCCTATAACAGGAATTTGTTTAGAAGAACTCGAAAAAGTAGTGGATCAATACGATATAAAAGCGTGTTGGTTGATGAGTCATTGTCAAAATCCATTAGGTGGAACAATGCCTGATGAAAACAAAATAAGGTTGGTGGAAATATTAGCGAAAAAACAGATAACGTTAATTGAAGATGATGTCTATGGAGAACTCTATAACAGCCAAAAGGCGCCAATGCCAGTAAAAGGCTTTGATAAAACGAATAGCGTATTACATTGCGCTTCTTTTTCTAAATGTTTAGCTCCGGGCTTTCGCGTAGGCTGGGTTGCCGCAGGAAAACACGCAACAAAAATACAACAGTTACAAATGATGAGTACAGTTTCTGCGAGTATGCCGACACAGCAAGCTATTGCGGATTACCTATCACAAGGAGGCTATGATACGCATCTTCGTCGATTAAGATTATTATTAGAACAAAGGCGTTATCGCATGTTGCAAGCCATACAGGCACATTTACCTGAAGATGTAAAAGTGAATATTCCAACAGGAGGATATTTTCTCTGGCTAGAATTTGAATCAACATTTGATGCAAATAAACTTTATCACTTTGCATTGGAAAGAGGGGTCAGTATTGCACCTGGTTCCATGTTTTCCACCAGTTCTCAATTTAACCATGCTTTTCGTTTAAATTCTTCTTTTCAATGGAATAGCAGGACAGAAAAAGGAATGGAAATTATCGGTGAAGGATGTAGAAAATTACGACGTAAATAG
- a CDS encoding LysE family translocator, with product MEFNTLLLFALTVLPLICTPGPDILFISSQGLSGGMKSAWIANSGVISGYLTHALLSALGLAALVSTSPILFHLLKWVGVAYISYLALKMLISACKKGKLVLNATKASSLFRKGFLTSFLNPKGLLVYLAILPNFIDNHNDVATQSLLLSGIFITTCLIIYGLLGSFFAYVSLKGGLSDKRRRYNDGIAGGLLTLAAVNLALN from the coding sequence ATGGAATTTAACACTTTATTATTATTCGCACTGACGGTTCTACCGCTTATCTGTACACCTGGGCCTGATATTCTTTTTATCTCATCCCAAGGGTTATCAGGAGGAATGAAATCAGCATGGATTGCGAATTCAGGCGTGATATCCGGTTATTTAACCCATGCGTTACTGAGTGCTTTAGGGCTTGCAGCCTTAGTATCTACATCTCCCATTTTATTTCACTTACTCAAATGGGTCGGTGTTGCCTATATCAGTTATCTTGCCCTTAAAATGTTGATATCAGCCTGCAAAAAAGGAAAGTTAGTCCTTAATGCCACTAAAGCTTCATCTCTATTTCGTAAAGGTTTTTTAACCAGTTTCCTTAATCCTAAAGGTTTATTAGTTTATCTCGCTATTTTACCAAACTTTATTGATAATCATAATGATGTCGCAACACAATCATTACTGTTATCTGGGATATTTATCACGACTTGCTTAATTATTTATGGCCTTCTTGGTAGCTTCTTTGCTTATGTCAGCTTAAAAGGTGGTTTAAGTGATAAACGTCGTCGTTATAACGATGGTATTGCTGGTGGATTACTCACTCTTGCCGCCGTTAATCTGGCTTTAAATTAG
- a CDS encoding fimbrial biogenesis chaperone, with protein MKNFFILLFILITPFTNASVVLERTRLVFPADQSTILLQIVNQSEQSTLIQSWTDEGNIASTPETTTAPFLVIPPMAKISANGGLRLKLQQLDNSLPQDRESIFYLNVLDIPPKPDKKENVNTLQLALQTRIKIFYRPNQLTLTTHDIFKQIEITQSAQYLEINNPSAYFFTISKIYIDDKEAQPLINAIMVAPFSKQKIQYQGQVNPHQIMTLVYIDDDGNYQQDEKRMKK; from the coding sequence ATGAAAAATTTTTTTATTCTGTTATTTATATTGATAACGCCTTTTACAAATGCCAGCGTAGTGCTAGAACGAACGCGTTTAGTTTTCCCTGCTGACCAATCAACGATATTATTACAAATAGTTAATCAAAGTGAGCAATCAACATTAATTCAAAGTTGGACAGATGAAGGAAATATTGCATCGACGCCAGAAACGACAACTGCGCCTTTTCTTGTTATTCCCCCTATGGCGAAAATTTCTGCAAATGGGGGGCTGCGATTAAAATTACAGCAACTTGATAATTCTTTACCACAAGATAGAGAATCTATTTTTTATTTAAATGTATTAGATATTCCGCCAAAGCCAGACAAGAAAGAAAATGTAAATACACTCCAATTAGCTTTACAGACACGAATAAAAATTTTCTACCGACCTAATCAACTTACATTAACGACCCACGATATTTTTAAACAGATTGAAATTACACAGAGCGCGCAATATTTAGAGATAAATAATCCTAGTGCTTATTTTTTTACTATTTCAAAGATCTATATTGATGATAAAGAAGCTCAACCTCTCATTAATGCTATTATGGTTGCACCATTTTCAAAACAAAAAATTCAATATCAAGGACAGGTAAATCCTCATCAGATTATGACTCTTGTTTATATTGATGATGATGGAAATTATCAGCAAGATGAGAAAAGGATGAAGAAATAG
- the bla gene encoding class A beta-lactamase, which translates to MFKTTCRQTAVIAVSLISLLASPMLWAKTNSTIEEQLTTLEKNSQGRLGVALINTKDNSQVTYRGDERFAMASTSKVMAVAAVLKESEKQSGLLDNPITIKKADLVPYSPITEKHLATGMTLAQLSAATLQYSDNTAMNKILDYLGGPSSVTQFARSINDVTYRLDRKEPELNTAIHGDPRDTTSPIAMAKSLQALTLGDALGQSQRQQLVTWLKGNTTGDHSIKAGLPKHWIVGDKTGSGDYGTTNDIAVIWPENHAPLILVVYFTQQEQNAKYRKDIIAKAAEIVTKEFSNLSQTK; encoded by the coding sequence ATGTTTAAAACAACATGCCGTCAAACCGCAGTGATCGCAGTTTCATTAATATCTCTACTTGCTTCACCCATGCTATGGGCTAAAACAAATAGCACTATTGAAGAACAATTAACGACACTTGAAAAAAATAGCCAAGGCCGTTTAGGCGTTGCGTTAATTAATACTAAAGATAACTCACAAGTAACTTATCGTGGTGATGAGCGCTTTGCGATGGCAAGTACCAGCAAAGTTATGGCTGTAGCTGCCGTTTTAAAAGAAAGTGAAAAACAATCAGGATTGCTTGATAACCCTATAACCATCAAAAAAGCTGATTTAGTCCCTTATAGCCCGATTACAGAAAAACATTTAGCAACTGGAATGACACTGGCTCAATTAAGTGCGGCTACCTTGCAATATAGCGATAATACAGCAATGAATAAAATCCTAGATTATTTAGGAGGGCCTTCCAGCGTTACTCAATTTGCACGTTCAATTAATGATGTAACTTATCGACTAGATCGCAAAGAGCCTGAATTAAATACAGCTATACATGGTGATCCTCGTGATACCACCTCTCCAATTGCTATGGCCAAAAGCCTTCAAGCATTAACACTAGGTGACGCATTAGGCCAATCTCAACGCCAACAACTTGTTACTTGGTTAAAAGGTAATACAACAGGCGATCACAGTATTAAAGCGGGTTTACCAAAACATTGGATTGTTGGAGATAAAACCGGTAGTGGTGATTATGGCACAACTAATGATATAGCCGTTATTTGGCCTGAAAACCATGCACCATTAATTTTAGTCGTCTATTTCACACAACAAGAACAAAATGCGAAATACCGTAAAGATATTATTGCCAAAGCAGCTGAAATTGTAACAAAAGAATTTTCCAATTTATCTCAAACAAAATAA
- a CDS encoding DUF2474 domain-containing protein — translation MKKAITDPQIQSKPSLLKKWGWLITIWFCSVLALFAVSSLFRFLMTLAGMKVK, via the coding sequence ATGAAGAAGGCTATCACTGATCCACAAATACAAAGCAAACCCTCATTATTAAAAAAATGGGGCTGGCTAATTACAATTTGGTTTTGTAGTGTTTTAGCTTTATTTGCGGTTTCTTCTCTTTTTCGATTCTTAATGACGCTTGCGGGAATGAAAGTGAAGTAA
- a CDS encoding DUF805 domain-containing protein has protein sequence MNWYLEVIKNNYANFSGRARRKEYWMFTLVNTIIITVLYAILMSSIDMNTGEMSSLGSIVGIIIGIYSLAIIVPSLAVTIRRFHDQDKSGWMFLLAFIPAVGGLIVFVFMCLEGTKGDNRFGPDPKA, from the coding sequence ATGAATTGGTATTTGGAAGTCATTAAAAATAATTACGCTAACTTTTCAGGCCGTGCTCGCAGAAAAGAATATTGGATGTTTACTCTGGTAAATACCATTATCATTACTGTTCTATACGCTATTTTAATGTCATCAATAGATATGAACACTGGTGAAATGAGTTCATTAGGTTCAATTGTAGGTATTATTATCGGTATTTATTCTTTAGCTATTATTGTACCTAGCCTTGCCGTCACTATTCGTCGTTTTCACGACCAAGATAAATCAGGTTGGATGTTCTTACTTGCATTTATTCCTGCTGTTGGTGGATTAATTGTTTTTGTCTTTATGTGCCTAGAAGGAACTAAAGGCGACAATAGATTTGGCCCAGATCCTAAAGCTTAA
- the cydB gene encoding cytochrome d ubiquinol oxidase subunit II: MGIDLPVIWFIIIVFSTLMYIVMDGFDLGIGMLYPFIKSDQDRDLMMNTVAPVWDGNETWLVLGGAALFGAFPLAYAVILDALAMPLTLMLVALIFRGVAFEFRFKADNNHKGFWDKSFIFGSMLATFMQGVVVGSVVQGLPVVNRTFAGSYFDWLSPFALFCGFGLVIAYSLLGCGWLIMKTEGHLQQNLYKIAKPLTLVMLAVIAVVSAWTPLAQPAIAERWFTLPNLFFFLPVPLLVLYSSWLILRSIKKQGHYLPFFGALALIFLGFAGLGISIWPNIIPPAVSFVAASAPPESQGFMLVGALFIIPIILVYTFWSYYVFRGKTNYEEGYH, translated from the coding sequence ATGGGAATTGATTTACCCGTTATTTGGTTCATCATCATCGTATTTAGTACATTAATGTATATTGTCATGGACGGCTTCGATCTCGGTATCGGTATGCTCTATCCATTTATTAAAAGCGACCAAGATCGTGACTTAATGATGAATACCGTAGCCCCTGTGTGGGATGGTAACGAAACATGGCTAGTCTTGGGGGGAGCTGCATTATTTGGTGCATTTCCACTTGCTTATGCTGTTATTCTTGATGCATTAGCAATGCCTTTAACTTTAATGCTTGTTGCCCTGATTTTCCGTGGTGTTGCCTTTGAATTTCGTTTTAAAGCAGATAATAATCACAAAGGTTTTTGGGATAAATCCTTTATTTTTGGATCAATGCTAGCAACCTTTATGCAAGGAGTTGTCGTTGGTAGCGTTGTTCAAGGCCTACCTGTTGTTAATCGCACATTTGCAGGTAGCTATTTTGATTGGTTGTCGCCTTTTGCACTCTTTTGTGGTTTTGGCTTAGTTATTGCCTACTCCTTATTAGGATGTGGTTGGCTAATCATGAAAACCGAAGGCCACTTACAGCAAAATTTATACAAAATTGCTAAACCACTGACACTGGTAATGCTTGCTGTGATCGCTGTTGTTAGTGCATGGACACCGCTAGCACAACCAGCCATTGCTGAACGCTGGTTCACGTTACCTAATTTATTCTTCTTTTTACCCGTTCCACTTTTAGTGTTATACAGCTCATGGCTGATCTTGCGCTCGATAAAAAAACAAGGACATTATCTTCCTTTCTTTGGGGCATTGGCTTTAATTTTCTTAGGTTTTGCCGGATTAGGCATCAGTATTTGGCCTAACATTATTCCGCCTGCCGTTAGTTTTGTAGCTGCTTCGGCACCACCAGAAAGCCAAGGATTTATGTTAGTTGGCGCGCTCTTTATTATTCCAATTATTCTCGTTTATACATTCTGGAGTTATTACGTTTTCAGAGGAAAAACCAATTATGAAGAAGGCTATCACTGA
- a CDS encoding Lrp/AsnC family transcriptional regulator: MSIKLDKIDKHILQVLQRDGKIQNIELAKEVGLSPSPCLRRVRLLEESGVITRYVAVLDGSMVDAGLSLFARIWFRAQDAETIEEFVKAIKVLPEVVECHLMAGECDALIRIVTKDLATYRRFHADYLTQIPSIQSIKTEVPMETVKVSFALPL; encoded by the coding sequence ATGTCAATAAAATTAGATAAGATAGATAAACATATTTTGCAGGTGCTTCAGCGTGATGGCAAAATTCAAAATATTGAGCTAGCAAAAGAAGTTGGACTATCACCGTCACCTTGTCTTCGCCGAGTGCGTTTACTTGAAGAGTCGGGAGTGATCACGCGCTACGTTGCTGTATTAGATGGTAGTATGGTTGATGCAGGTTTATCTTTATTCGCAAGGATCTGGTTTAGAGCACAGGATGCAGAAACGATAGAAGAATTTGTAAAGGCCATTAAGGTGTTACCTGAAGTGGTAGAATGCCATTTAATGGCCGGCGAGTGTGATGCGTTAATTCGGATAGTGACTAAAGATTTAGCAACATATCGTCGTTTTCATGCCGATTATTTAACACAAATTCCAAGCATCCAAAGTATAAAAACAGAAGTACCAATGGAAACGGTAAAAGTAAGTTTTGCTTTACCACTTTAA
- a CDS encoding fimbrial protein yields MKLSTFIFLLLIGILSQKAIANCKPDSTITAPDINFDISGDLNSASTTVTKASRTTFPGTFKCTARGLFPNSVGIASPFADNRTGTIGFNGGKQFVSITLTSLEKKSVENIAAGTHPASDLDTNFTLKFTLLTSKPSSNYTEVSGNTALVTPVILASDASSVGIIQWLLNIVIKLVQFLLTWVWPVDQNDIFLQPMKITYNPVMTTCDFSNAGLVVSLPLISVKEAKTVDKAGYTPFTLNFTCQNLLGDSKTSRNINMFLSSQNLLATDKTILTNTTAQGAGGVGFRVVKADNTNSPLILSDSINTQGSATSIFSVTKGSTLSPVFSINMGAYYSPYNANTVTQGKITSSATLVMSYD; encoded by the coding sequence ATGAAATTATCAACCTTTATATTTTTATTATTAATAGGAATATTAAGCCAAAAGGCGATTGCTAATTGTAAGCCAGATAGTACGATCACAGCACCAGATATTAATTTCGACATATCTGGAGATTTAAATAGCGCTTCAACAACGGTTACGAAGGCGAGTAGAACAACATTTCCAGGTACATTTAAATGTACCGCAAGAGGGCTATTTCCTAATTCAGTGGGTATAGCTTCACCCTTTGCTGATAATCGAACAGGAACAATAGGTTTTAATGGTGGAAAACAGTTTGTTTCTATCACTTTAACGTCATTAGAAAAAAAGAGTGTGGAAAATATTGCTGCGGGAACGCATCCTGCATCTGATTTAGATACTAATTTTACCCTTAAATTTACGTTACTCACCTCTAAGCCGTCGAGTAATTACACTGAAGTAAGTGGAAACACGGCCCTTGTTACCCCGGTTATTTTAGCCTCTGATGCATCAAGTGTAGGGATTATTCAATGGTTGCTGAATATTGTGATTAAATTAGTGCAGTTTTTATTAACGTGGGTATGGCCTGTCGATCAAAATGATATTTTTTTACAACCAATGAAAATTACCTATAACCCAGTAATGACAACATGTGATTTTTCTAATGCAGGACTTGTTGTCTCATTACCGTTAATTAGTGTTAAAGAGGCAAAAACAGTTGATAAAGCCGGTTATACTCCCTTTACATTAAACTTTACCTGCCAAAATTTATTAGGTGATTCGAAAACATCTCGTAATATTAATATGTTTTTATCAAGCCAAAACTTATTAGCGACGGATAAAACCATATTAACGAATACTACCGCACAGGGGGCGGGAGGGGTTGGATTTCGTGTCGTAAAAGCAGATAACACAAATAGCCCGCTTATTTTATCTGATTCAATAAATACACAAGGGAGTGCGACGAGTATTTTTAGTGTAACTAAAGGGAGTACATTATCTCCTGTGTTTTCTATAAATATGGGCGCTTACTACTCCCCTTATAATGCGAATACGGTGACTCAAGGCAAAATAACAAGTTCGGCAACGCTGGTAATGTCTTACGATTAA
- a CDS encoding HutD/Ves family protein, whose protein sequence is MKLRCFDQQELPFIPWRNQKGTTQEIVCWPVNNDFSWRACLTSIEDNGSLGQFPDIERQMVLLEGNGLNLNSAGFLSHSVTDPYQPFDFSGDIYVKSELIKGGVKCLNIMVRRTCWKAETTLVTQPLILPSSHAGLIYITQGEWTLTGATCQRLSKGQGAWWLPDIREGEIRPLTANCQLLWADIRPLK, encoded by the coding sequence ATGAAGCTACGTTGTTTTGATCAACAAGAGTTACCGTTTATTCCATGGCGTAATCAAAAAGGCACAACCCAAGAAATTGTGTGTTGGCCAGTGAATAATGATTTTTCATGGCGAGCGTGTTTAACATCTATCGAAGATAATGGCTCATTAGGACAGTTTCCTGATATTGAACGGCAAATGGTGCTATTAGAAGGTAATGGACTTAATTTAAATAGCGCTGGATTTCTGAGTCATTCTGTCACTGATCCTTATCAACCTTTTGATTTTTCAGGTGATATTTATGTTAAGTCGGAGCTGATTAAAGGGGGCGTGAAATGTTTAAATATTATGGTACGCAGGACATGCTGGAAAGCAGAAACTACATTAGTAACACAACCCCTTATATTACCAAGCTCTCACGCGGGACTTATTTATATAACGCAAGGTGAATGGACTTTAACTGGCGCTACTTGTCAGCGTTTATCAAAAGGGCAAGGTGCATGGTGGTTGCCCGATATTCGAGAAGGTGAAATAAGACCGTTAACCGCAAATTGCCAATTATTATGGGCAGATATTCGACCACTAAAATAA
- a CDS encoding cytochrome ubiquinol oxidase subunit I gives MLGLSAFDLARIQFAFTVSFHIIFPAITIGLASFLAVLEGLWLKTRNKDYLALFHFWSKIFAVNFAMGVVSGLVMAYQFGTNWSFFSDFAGSITGPLLTYEVLTAFFLEAGFLGVMLFGWNKVGEKLHFFATCMVALGTLMSTFWILASNSWMQTPQGFEIINNQVVPVDWIAVIFNPSFPYRLAHMGVAAFLASAFFIAASAAWHLLKGNKTSAMKKMLSMSLWMILILAPIQALIGDVHGLNTLKHQPVKIAAIEGHWENKPGEATPLILFGMPDMDAEETKYKIEIPYLGSMILTHSLEKQVPALKEFPKEDRPNSLIVFWSFRIMVGLGMLMILVGVWGTWLRYKNKLYESKTFLRLTFLMAPSGLIAILSGWFTTEVGRQPWVVYGIQRTRDAVSAHGEMHMSISLLIFFVVYGSVFGVGYAYMLRLIRKGTSEVHHGN, from the coding sequence ATGCTTGGGTTAAGTGCCTTCGATTTGGCGCGTATCCAATTTGCGTTCACAGTTTCTTTTCATATTATCTTCCCCGCTATTACTATCGGATTGGCTAGTTTTTTAGCCGTATTGGAAGGTTTATGGTTAAAAACCCGCAATAAGGATTATTTAGCGTTATTTCATTTCTGGTCAAAAATATTCGCTGTTAACTTTGCTATGGGTGTTGTCTCTGGTTTGGTTATGGCCTATCAATTTGGAACCAACTGGAGCTTTTTTTCTGACTTTGCCGGCTCAATTACAGGCCCTTTACTGACTTATGAAGTGCTTACCGCTTTCTTCCTAGAAGCGGGATTTTTGGGCGTAATGCTATTTGGTTGGAATAAAGTGGGCGAAAAACTTCACTTTTTCGCAACCTGTATGGTCGCATTAGGCACACTGATGTCAACGTTTTGGATCTTGGCATCAAATAGCTGGATGCAAACACCACAAGGTTTCGAAATCATTAATAACCAAGTTGTCCCCGTAGATTGGATTGCGGTTATTTTTAACCCCTCGTTTCCTTATCGTCTCGCTCATATGGGCGTTGCCGCATTCCTTGCTTCTGCTTTCTTTATTGCTGCTTCCGCGGCGTGGCATCTCCTTAAAGGCAATAAAACATCAGCAATGAAAAAGATGCTTTCAATGTCTTTGTGGATGATTTTAATTTTAGCACCAATTCAAGCTCTCATTGGTGATGTCCATGGTTTAAATACCTTAAAACATCAGCCAGTAAAAATTGCTGCCATTGAAGGTCATTGGGAAAATAAACCAGGTGAAGCAACACCGTTAATTCTCTTTGGTATGCCTGATATGGATGCTGAAGAAACCAAATATAAGATAGAAATCCCTTATCTTGGCAGCATGATCTTAACTCACAGCTTAGAAAAACAGGTTCCGGCATTAAAAGAGTTTCCGAAAGAAGATAGGCCTAATTCACTTATCGTTTTCTGGTCTTTCCGCATTATGGTTGGCCTCGGGATGTTAATGATCCTAGTGGGTGTTTGGGGAACTTGGCTGCGATATAAAAATAAACTTTATGAATCTAAAACCTTCTTACGTTTAACGTTTTTAATGGCACCGTCAGGTCTTATCGCGATCCTTTCAGGTTGGTTTACAACAGAAGTCGGTCGCCAGCCTTGGGTTGTTTATGGCATACAGCGAACACGAGATGCTGTCTCCGCTCATGGTGAAATGCATATGAGTATAAGCCTGCTGATCTTCTTTGTTGTTTATGGCTCTGTGTTCGGTGTTGGATATGCCTATATGTTAAGACTGATCCGTAAAGGTACTTCGGAGGTTCATCATGGGAATTGA